From Cydia strobilella chromosome 7, ilCydStro3.1, whole genome shotgun sequence, one genomic window encodes:
- the LOC134743036 gene encoding protein asteroid homolog 1-like, with protein MRIRTFSKLVEVRELTPRELRDEPIVLDGQNLFYNSYQRAGFSGAFGIEADRYACHLRQYLQMFKKANVKCYFLFKGGHENMEKRLKKEKDSKIVPVLMKETYKQVLKEMDFEYVVCEYESKKDIVELAHKLNCPILSYDIEYCFTGLQYIPFTTLELQNDTIHCGYFLLETFLRKYKLTVDKLAVFIVLTDENIFPEGFFSEFFKSIKAPLGPFQCNLHLMRWLSKGSKKQIFATIFRFISAEDKKTFIEEEAKVGAQIERRECGGLGAACVLDRDAAFVARADPRWFAKGVAAGHVAIDYVNLYRSKIFVGAPPIRGFQQDNPTLLALDIIKYSYDLLTNFENDGFNFVYDAGLEKETILVGDTHSIRKPVYEAEVCVFENGWESVRSFGLLEHFAHETLQLKSLECLESAPEETRLLLLALAYFSRHRPSSPAALSSAVLLAYVMLDVVADKVDKKNLPKFPFDKKPILDSTTDRSVVTEADCGIAAAIMEEYSTTSEGDAELILDVKLLHALAEFQQCLLQLSSLSVLCGAEVPAPVFARTYNGTLGPYSRCTTVSFGFNISSTVE; from the coding sequence ATGAGAATACGGACGTTCTCTAAGTTAGTGGAGGTGAGGGAGCTGACGCCGCGCGAACTGCGAGATGAACCCATCGTGTTGGACGGTCAGAACCTGTTCTACAACTCCTACCAGCGGGCAGGCTTCTCCGGCGCTTTCGGGATCGAAGCCGACCGCTACGCCTGCCACCTCAGGCAATACCTCCAAATGTTTAAAAAGGCTAACGTCAAATGCTACTTCCTATTCAAAGGAGGACACGAGAACATGGAGAAGAGGCTGAAGAAAGAAAAAGACAGCAAAATCGTCCCTGTTCTCATGAAAGAAACTTACAAACAGGTCTTGAAGGAAATGGATTTTGAATACGTGGTTTGTGAGTATGAAAGCAAGAAAGATATCGTTGAACTGGCTCACAAACTCAACTGTCCCATCTTAAGTTATGACATCGAGTATTGTTTTACCGGACTCCAGTACATACCTTTCACTACACTTGAACTTCAAAATGATACCATTCACTGTGGTTACTTCCTATTAGAAACCtttttacgaaaatataaaTTGACTGTAGACAAACTCGCCGTATTCATAGTATTGACAGATGAGAATATTTTTCCGGAAGGATTTTTCTCAGAGTTCTTTAAAAGCATTAAAGCTCCTCTTGGGCCATTCCAATGTAATTTGCATTTGATGAGGTGGCTTTCTAAGGGCAGCAAGAAACAGATCTTTGCAACTATCTTCAGGTTTATATCAGCTGAAGACAAAAAGACGTTCATTGAAGAGGAAGCCAAAGTTGGGGCGCAAATAGAACGGCGTGAGTGCGGCGGGCTCGGCGCGGCGTGCGTGTTAGACCGCGACGCCGCCTTCGTGGCGCGCGCCGACCCGCGCTGGTTCGCCAAGGGTGTCGCCGCCGGACATGTCGCTATTGACTACGTCAACCTTTATCGGTCCAAAATATTTGTTGGAGCTCCTCCCATTAGAGGATTTCAACAAGACAACCCCACGCTTCTGGCTTTGGATATTATAAAGTACTCATATGATTTATTGACTAATTTCGAAAACGatggttttaattttgtttatgaCGCTGGCCTGGAAAAAGAAACGATTCTCGTCGGAGACACGCATTCCATTCGAAAACCGGTTTACGAAGCGGAAGTTTGTGTATTCGAGAACGGATGGGAGTCAGTGCGTTCTTTTGGGCTGCTCGAGCACTTCGCGCACGAGACGCTGCAGCTGAAGAGCCTGGAATGCCTCGAGAGTGCGCCAGAGGAAACGCGACTGCTGTTACTAGCGCTTGCTTACTTCTCGCGACACAGGCCTTCGTCGCCCGCTGCACTCTCTTCAGCTGTGCTGCTCGCCTACGTAATGCTCGACGTGGTGGCTGACAAGGTCGACAAGAAAAATCTTCCGAAGTTCCCCTTCGACAAGAAGCCGATTCTGGACTCGACCACAGATAGGAGCGTCGTCACTGAGGCCGACTGCGGGATCGCGGCCGCTATAATGGAGGAATACTCCACCACATCCGAAGGTGACGCTGAGCTGATTTTGGATGTAAAACTGCTCCATGCATTGGCGGAATTCCAGCAATGTCTGCTGCAGCTGTCATCACTGAGCGTGCTGTGCGGCGCGGAGGTGCCGGCACCGGTGTTCGCGCGCACGTACAACGGCAcgctggggccctattcgagatgcacaactgtcagtttcggcttcaacatcagttcaacagtggaatga